taatatcatcaagtccaaccatcagcccaacacaaccatggccactaaaccatgttccaaagtgccatctctacatgttttctgaacaccccagggatggtgactccggcacctccctgggcagcatatgttccaatacctgaccactctttcaggaaagatttcttccttcaacctaaaccttccctggcacaattccaggccatttcctcttgttctaccacctGGTACTAGGGTGAAGAGATtgaccccccacacacacacccacttTGGTAGTGCACCAAGGCCTGGTGATTTCAGAGATGGTGCTGGTGGATGTGTTTATGGCCAGTCCATCATTTTTCATCCTCGCATCTTGCAAAGAGATTTTTGAACAATTCTGGGGGGAACCAAAGTTGTATTTTGGTCATATATCTGTATGAAATGATGGCTATAAAGCGAGGCAGCGGAAGCCATGCATAGAATGCAGACCAGACCCATAAATAGCGCTGGAGCAGTAATGTACAGGATAGATAATGATGGATACAAACAGAGCCAGTGGAAGTAATGCATTGAGCAGATCCAGTGATAGCCATAAATAGCAGTAGTGGGAACAGTGCGGAGTGTGCACATAACAATAGATTTAAACACGGTCCGGAGTGGCTCTACAGCTAATAGGTAATATTAATATGATCTGATCCCTTCTAACAGCTTCAACAACAAGGAAATAAATGCAACAGAGGCAATGCAGCGGGAAATGCTCTCTCCTGCTAATGGGCTGGGGTGGTTGGGGGACAAGGCACAAGCCAGAACATAACTCCTgaggaggtgtcccagccctccTGGGGAAAGCAGTGGGAGGCTAGGTCCTTCCtagctgagagcagccagacccCCTTACCCCACTGATTTCCTTACCCTACAGACCACCTTTACCCCATAGACTCCCTTACCCCAGAGACCCCCTTATCTCACAGATCTCCTTACCAGACAGACCCTCTTACCCTGTAGACCCCATTACCCCACAGACCTCCTTAACTCCACAGACCTCCTTACCTCATAGACTCCCTTACATCACAAATTCCCTTACCCCACAGATTCTTTTACCCTATTGATCCCATTACTCCCCAGACTTCCTTACCCCACAGAGCTCTTAAACACATGAATCCCATTACCCTACTGACTTTCTTACTCCCTACACTACAGACCTCATATCAGTCTATACTTACTCTTTAGCCACATGAGCTCTGTTGCTGTTTCTCAGAGGTGAGCACTGTGCGGCTTCACCTTGCAGGCAGGCATGGCACAGAGGCAAGAGACTAACTGCAGGGGGGGACACTGAGCCCAGGCTGCTATGGAGCCTGGAGGAGCCTGGGAGGAAAGGGTCTGGTTCCCAGGGAGCAATTGCCATTGCTCCCCACTCGGACACTGCTCCTAGCTAACCCCAAGCAGGGTTCCCCCAGATGCTTGCTCCTGTGTTTGCAAAGCAGCCTTTATATTCAGGCTCCATCTACAGGGAACAGAATAATTTCAAGAGCTTAAAATAGGATGTAGATGGATGTGTTTagtattaaattattttttttttaagaagctgAGGCAGCGAGGTCTGTCTGACACAGATTCCTCAAGGCTTTCCACTCAAAGTCTGTGCACGTTCAGTCATCCAGTGGAAagcgggggggtggggaggagagatGGTCCTGTAGCCAAAGGGCtggatttcagctggaaaataaGAGCCTCTGCTCTTGCCTCAGTGGTGCCTCTCTCCTCAACATCAGATCTACCAGAAGGGTGAACCTTTCACCATGGCTGTGCCTGTTGTTTTCTCACCCCACCTTGGTCTTTCTCTCCCCTGTTACCTGCAGGTGAGAGATAGGATGGTAGCTGGGGAGGCGAGTATGCGCAGCCCAATCCTGGCCTGCTGGCAGCCGATTCTCCTGCTGATGCTGGGATCCATCCTGTCTGGCTCCGCCACGGGCTGCCCGCCACGCTGCGAGTGCTCTGCCCAGGAGCGTGCCGTCCTGTGCCACCGGAAGCGGTTCATGGTCGTGCCAGAGGGGATCCCGACTGAGACCAAGCTGCTGGACTTGGGCAAGAACCGCATCAAGACACTCAACCAGGATGAATTTGCCAACTACCCTcacctggaggagctggagctaaATGAGAACATTATCAGTGCCATTGAACCTGGGGCTTTCAACAACCTCTTCAACCTCAGGACGCTGGGGCTCAGGAGTAACAGACTCAAGCTGATCCCCTTGGGGGTATTTACTGGACTCAGCAACCTTACCAAGCTAGATATTAGTGAGAACAAAATTGTGATCCTCCTAGACTACATGTTCCAGGACTTGTACAACCTGAAGTCTTTGGAGGTGGGCGACAACGACCTTGTCTACATCTCCCACCGGGCCTTCAGTGGCCTcaacagcctggagcagctgaccCTGGAGAAATGCAACCTGACCTCCATCCCCACTGAGGCCCTGTCTCACCTTCACGGCTTGATTGTGCTGCGGCTGCGCCATCTGAACATCAACACCATCCGGGATTACTCATTCAAGAGGCTGTACCGGCTCAAGGTCCTCGAGATCTCACACTGGCCCTATCTGGATACTATGACATCCAATTGCCTCTATGGGTTGAACCTGACCTCCCTGTCCATCACCCACTGCAACCTGACGTCCATTCCATATGTGTCAGTGAGGCACTTGGTTTACCTCCGGTTCCTGAACCTGTCCTACAACCCCATTGTCACCATTGAGGGCTCCATGCTCCATGAcctgctcaggctgcaggagatCCAGCTGGTAGGAGGGCAGCTCACCACGGTCGAGCCCTTTGCCTTCCGTGGCCTCAATTACCTGCGCATCCTGAACGTGTCAGGGAATTTGCTGACCACCCTGGAGGAGTCGGCCTTCCACTCGGTGGGCAACCTGGAGACGCTCATCCTTGACAACAACCCCTTAGCCTGCGACTGCCGGCTGCTCTGGGTTTTCCGGCGGCGATGGAGGTTGAACTTCAACAAGCAGCAGCCCACCTGCGCCACGCCCGAGTTTGTCCAGGGCAAGGAGTTCAAAGACTTCCCTGACGTCCTCCTGCCCAACTACTTCACCTGCCGCCGAGCACGGATACGAGACCGCAAACCTCAGCAGATCTTCGTGGACGAAGGCCACACAGTCCACTTTGTCTGCCGGGCAGATGGGGACCCACCCCCCAGCATCATGTGGCTGTCTCCCCGGAAGCACCTCATCTCTACCAAAACCAACGGGCGGCTCACTGTCTTCCCTGACGGCACGCTGGAGGTGCGCTATGCCCAGATCCAGGACAATGGCACCTACCTATGCATTGCCAGCAACGCGGGTGGCAACGACACCATGCTGGCCCACCTGCACGTACGCAGCTACTCCCCAGACTGGCCCCACCAGCCCAACAAAACCTTCGCGTTCATCTCCAACCAGCCCAATGAGAGCGATGCCAACAGCACGCGTGCCACCGTGCCTTTCCCCTTTGACATCAAGACTCTCATCATCGCCACCACCATGGGCTTCATTTCCTTCCTGGGCGTCGTGCTCTTCTGTCTGGTGCTCCTCTTCCTGTGGAGCCGGGGGAAAGGCAACACCAAGCACAACATCGAAATTGAGTACGTGCCGCGCAAGTCCGACGCGGGCATCAGCTCTGCCGACGCACCGCGCAAGTTCAACATGAAAATGATTTAACCAGGCAACGGTCTGCAAATAATaatggtgttggttggttgtggtttggggttttttttccttcttttttcttattttttttctttttttctttttaaaaaaaaagaacaaatgaacaaataaaaaataattcaaaaacTAACATTGCTACAAACATACCGACCTCTGtcctcccaccaccccccccgTCCCCTCCCCGGTCCCAAACCACTGCACCCGCACCGTCAccacctctttctcctcct
The DNA window shown above is from Indicator indicator isolate 239-I01 chromosome 16, UM_Iind_1.1, whole genome shotgun sequence and carries:
- the LINGO1 gene encoding leucine-rich repeat and immunoglobulin-like domain-containing nogo receptor-interacting protein 1 gives rise to the protein MQVRDRMVAGEASMRSPILACWQPILLLMLGSILSGSATGCPPRCECSAQERAVLCHRKRFMVVPEGIPTETKLLDLGKNRIKTLNQDEFANYPHLEELELNENIISAIEPGAFNNLFNLRTLGLRSNRLKLIPLGVFTGLSNLTKLDISENKIVILLDYMFQDLYNLKSLEVGDNDLVYISHRAFSGLNSLEQLTLEKCNLTSIPTEALSHLHGLIVLRLRHLNINTIRDYSFKRLYRLKVLEISHWPYLDTMTSNCLYGLNLTSLSITHCNLTSIPYVSVRHLVYLRFLNLSYNPIVTIEGSMLHDLLRLQEIQLVGGQLTTVEPFAFRGLNYLRILNVSGNLLTTLEESAFHSVGNLETLILDNNPLACDCRLLWVFRRRWRLNFNKQQPTCATPEFVQGKEFKDFPDVLLPNYFTCRRARIRDRKPQQIFVDEGHTVHFVCRADGDPPPSIMWLSPRKHLISTKTNGRLTVFPDGTLEVRYAQIQDNGTYLCIASNAGGNDTMLAHLHVRSYSPDWPHQPNKTFAFISNQPNESDANSTRATVPFPFDIKTLIIATTMGFISFLGVVLFCLVLLFLWSRGKGNTKHNIEIEYVPRKSDAGISSADAPRKFNMKMI